The proteins below are encoded in one region of Festucalex cinctus isolate MCC-2025b chromosome 2, RoL_Fcin_1.0, whole genome shotgun sequence:
- the kif1b gene encoding kinesin-like protein KIF1B isoform X19 encodes MSGASVKVAVRVRPFNSRETSKDSKCIIQMQGNTTTILNPKAPKEPAKTFSFDYSYWSHTTPEDPCFAAQNQVYNDIGKEMLQHAFEGYNVCIFAYGQTGAGKSYTMMGKQEEGQEGIIPMLCEDLFEKINEDNNKEELSYSVEVSYMEIYCERVRDLLNPKNKGNLRVREHPLLGPYVEDLSKLAVTSYTDIADLMDAGNKARTVAATNMNETSSRSHAVFTIVFTQRKHDSETDLSTEKVSKISLVDLAGSERADSTGAKGTRLKEGANINKSLTTLGKVISALAEVDNCTSKSKKKKKSDFIPYRDSVLTWLLRENLGGNSRTAMVAALSPADINYDETLSTLRYADRAKNIKCNAVINEDPNNKLVRDLKDEVARLKELLRAQGLGDILDIDPLGDDCPGSGIKCDTAQSFRMPLLSCQTEVQSFRSKDLKDIQNNKNRYLIASENQRPGHFSTAPIGSLTVSPSSGSLCSQGALQSATSIQERIMSTPGGEEAIERLKESEKIIAELNETWEEKLRKTEAIRMEREALLAEMGVAIREDGGTLGVFSPKKTPHLVNLNEDPLMSECLLYYIKDGITRVGQADAERRQDIVLSGAHIKEEHCIFRSEKNAHGEVIVMLVPCEGSETYVNGKRVEDSIQLRSGNRIIMGKNHVFRFNHPEQARAEREKTPSVETPVEPVDWTFAQRELLEKQGIDMKQEMEKRLTEMEILYKKEKEEADQLLEQQRLVYESKLQELQKQVETRSLVAETPDEEELEEEEEEEEEVPWTQHEFSLAQWAFRKWRFHQFTSLRDQLWGNAVYLKEANAISVELKKKVQFQFVLLTDTLYSPLPPELLSPEPEKERNSRPFPRTVVAVEVQDLKNGATHYWSLEKLKQRLDQMREMYDRAGEMASTHQEDCGEGTLTGNDPFYDRFHWFKLVGSSPIFHGCVNEHLAERTPSPTFSTTDSEITELADERQSEMSDLMDDEAFVDDTSSDAGTEEGSDIFSDGQDPFYDRSPWFILVGRAFVYLSNLLYPVPLVHRVAIVTEKGDVRGFLRVGVQAIAADEEAPDYGSGVRQSGTAKISFDDDYFKKNDFPATVMTHSGLSLEELRIVEGQGQSSEVITPSEELNRINDMDLKLGNIPESKLACGDGLPGQLEIGSTFTFRVTVLQTTGVPPEYADIFCQFNFLHRHDEAFSTEPLKNTGRGAPLGFYHVQNISVEVTESFIEYIKTKPIVFEVFGHYQQHPLHLHGQDLISPPTPSRKYYPIPMPLSKPVPATKLNTITKSNLGQCVSKYDLLVWFEISELEPTGEYIPAIVDHSGALPCHGTYLLHQGIQRRITVTLIHEKGSELHWKDVRELVVGRIRNKAEVDDGAADAVLSLNIISAKNIKSSHNSNRLSIDKDIDRTFYRFEAVWDSSLHNSLLLNRVTPYGEKIYMTLSAYLELDHCIQPAIITKDVCMVFYSRDAKISPPRSLRNLFGSGYSKTPDCNRVTGIYELSLCKMSDSGSPGMQRRRRKVLDTSVAYVRGEENLAGWRPRGDSLILEHQWELEKMEQLHEVEKTRHLLLLRDKLGESAPVGSGPTTKSLSELLSPCMSSGTLSTSTSISSQISSTTFESAITPSESSGYDSADIESLVDREKELATKCLRLLTHTFNSEYNQLVNSISDCKLSDISPMGRDLSMTSFSSATLTPSSTCPSLSDSRCGSVEQKTPENCSRASSPSCSDYENFPMVPTLEASYLARAGKNEFLNLVPDIEEMRPGSVVSKKGFLSFMEPRSNSWVKHFVVVRRPYVFIYNSDKDPVERGVLNLSTAQVEYSEDQQAMLKTPNTFAVCTKHRGILLQANNEKDMNDWLYAFNPLLAGTIRSKLARRRSGLIKN; translated from the exons CTATTCTCAACCCCAAAGCCCCAAAAGAACCAGCCAAGACCTTCAGTTTTGATTACTCCTACTGGTCCCACACGACG CCGGAAGACCCCTGCTTTGCTGCACAGAACCAAGTGTACAATGACATTGGCAAGGAAATGCTGCAGCACGCCTTTGAGGGCTACAATGTGTGCATTTTTGCATATGGCCAGACTGGAGCTGGCAAATCCTACACCATGATGGGCAAACAGGAGGAGGGCCAGGAAGGAATCATTCCCATG CTTTGTGAAGATCTATTTGAGAAAATCAATGAGGATAACAACAAAGAGGAGCTCTCGTATTCTGTAGAG GTCAGTTACATGGAGATCTACTGTGAGCGGGTTCGAGATCTGCTCAATCCCAAGAACAAAGGGAATCTCCGGGTGAGGGAACATCCACTTTTGGGCCCCTACGTAGAGGACCTCTCAAAGCTTGCCGTTACTTCCTATACTGACATCGCTGACCTCATGGATGCGGGCAATAAGGCCAG AACTGTGGCTGCCACTAACATGAATGAGACCAGCAGCAGGTCCCATGCAGTTTTCACAATTGTCTTCACACAGCGAAAACATGACAGTGAGACGGACCTTTCCACTGAAAAA GTCAGTAAAATTAGTCTTGTGGACTTGGCAGGAAGTGAAAGAGCAGATTCCACTGGAGCTAAAGGCACCCGGCTGAAG GAGGGTGCAAACATCAACAAGTCCCTAACAACATTAGGAAAGGTCATCTCTGCCCTGGCCGAAGTG GATAACTGTACCAGCAAG agcaagaaaaagaagaagtcagACTTCATCCCGTACAGAGACTCTGTTTTGACATGGCTCTTGAGGGAGAATCTTG GTGGAAACTCCAGAACTGCAATGGTTGCCGCCCTAAGTCCTGCTGATATCAATTATGATGAAACTCTGAGCACACTGCG CTACGCCGATCGAGCGAAGAACATCAAATGTAATGCTGTCATCAATGAGGATCCCAACAATAAGCTGGTGCGTGACCTTAAGGATGAAGTGGCTCGTCTGAAGGAACTGCTACGTGCACAAGGACTGGGAGACATCCTGGACA TCGATCCTCTGGGGGATGATTGCCCAGGAAGTGGAATCAAAT GTGACACTGCTCAAAGCTTTAGAATGCCACTGCTCAGTTGTCAAACTGAGGTTCAGAGCTTCAGATCAAAAG ACCTCAAAGACATTCAGAACAATAAGAATAGATACTTGATAGCCTCAGAGAACCAACGCCCTGGCCATTTCTCCACAGCCCCTATCGGTTCCCTGACAGTATCTCCATCCTCTGGCTCACTGTGCAGCCAGGGGGCCCTGCAGTCAGCCACCAGCATCCAAGAACGCATCATGTCCACTCCTGGTGGAGAGGAAGCTATTGAAAGACTCAAG gaatCGGAAAAGATCATTGCAGAGCTCAATGAAACCTGGGAAGAGAAGCTGCGAAAGACAGAGGCAATCCGCATGGAGAG GGAGGCGTTACTTGCAGAAATGGGCGTAGCAATCCGCGAAGATGGAGGCACTTTGGGGGTGTTCTCCCCGAAAAAG ACTCCTCACCTGGTTAACCTGAACGAGGATCCTCTCATGTCTGAGTGTCTCCTCTACTACATCAAAGACGGAATTACAAG GGTGGGACAGGCGGATGCTGAAAGACGACAAGATATCGTATTAAGTGGTGCGCATATCAAGGAGGAGCACTGTATTTTCCGCAGTGAGAAGAATGCCCATGGAGAAG TTATCGTCATGCTTGTGCCATGTGAGGGGTCTGAGACGTATGTAAATGGGAAGCGTGTAGAGGACTCTATCCAGCTGCGTTCAG GAAACCGTATCATTATGGGAAAGAACCACGTGTTCCGCTTCAACCACCCCGAGCAAGCCAGGGCTGAAAGGGAGAAAACGCCGTCTGTTGAAACCCCTGTGGAGCCAGTGGATTGGACCTTTGCTCAGAGAGAGCTGCTGGAGAAACAGGGCATTGACATGAAACAGGAGATGGAGAAAAG GCTCACTGAGATGGAAATCCTatacaaaaaggaaaaagaagaagcagacCAACTTCTTGAGCAGCAGAGACTG GTATATGAGAGCAAACTACAAGAACTTCAGAAACAAGTTGAGACTCGTTCTCTAGTTGCCGAAACGCCGGATGAGGAAGAgctagaggaggaggaggaggaggaagaggaag TGCCGTGGACTCAGCACGAGTTCAGCCTGGCTCAGTGGGCCTTCAGGAAGTGGAGGTTCCACCAATTCACATCTCTCCGCGACCAGTTGTGGGGGAATGCCGTCTACCTGAAGGAGGCCAACGCCATCAGTGTGGAACTAAAGAAGAAA GTCCAGTTCCAGTTTGTCTTATTGACGGACACCCTTTACTCACCCCTGCCCCCGGAGCTCTTATCACCAGAACCAGAAAAAGAGCGCAACTCCAGGCCTTTCCCTCGTACGGTGGTGGCCGTTGAGGTTCAAGACCTGAAGAACGGAGCCACACACTACTGGTCCCTCGAGAAACTCAA GCAGCGTCTGGATCAGATGAGAGAGATGTATGACCGGGCAGGAGAAATGGCTTCCACGCACCAAGAGGATTGCGGGGAAGGAACTCTGACAGGAAATGACCCCTTCTACGACCGCTTCCATTGGTTTAAGCTTGTTGGGAG CTCCCCCATCTTCCACGGTTGCGTAAACGAGCATCTGGCCGAACGCACGCCCTCGCCCACCTTCTCCACCACCGACTCTGAAATCACCGAGTTGGCGGACGAGCGCCAGAGCGAGATGTCTGACCTGATGGACGACGAGGCGTTCGTCGACGACACCAGCTCCGACGCCGGCACGGAGGAGGGTTCGGATATCTTCAGCGATGGCCAGGACCCCTTCTATGACCGCTCCCCCTGGTTCATCCTGGTGGGAAG AGCTTTCGTGTACCTGAGCAACCTGCTTTACCCAGTACCACTGGTTCATCGTGTTGCCATAGTAACAGAGAAAGGAGACGTGCGAGGTTTCTTGCGCGTTGGGGTCCAGGCCATAGCTG CTGATGAGGAGGCCCCAGACTACGGGTCTGGTGTAAGGCAATCGGGGACTGCTAAGATATCCTTTGATGATGACTACTTCAAAAAA AATGATTTCCCAGCCACAGTTATGACCCACTCTGGTTTGTCCTTGGAAGAACTGCGCATTGTGGAGGGCCAGGGTCAGAGTTCAGAGGTCATCACCCCCTCGGAGGAGCTCAATAGAATCAATGACATGG ACCTCAAGCTGGGAAACATCCCAGAGAGCAAGCTGGCTTGTGGTGACGGTCTACCAGGCCAGTTGGAGATTGGCAGCACTTTCACCTTCCGTGTGACCGTGCTTCAGACCACTGGCGTCCCACCGGAATATGCTGATATCTTCTGCCAGTTCAA TTTCCTGCATCGTCACGATGAAGCTTTTTCCACCGAGCCCTTGAAAAACACTGGCAGAGGCGCTCCGCTGGGTTTTTATCACGTCCAAAAT ATTTCAGTTGAGGTGACGGAGTCCTTCATCGAGTACATCAAGACCAAGCCCATTGTGTTTGAAGTGTTTGGCCACTACCAGCAGCACCCGCTGCATCTCCATGGCCAGGACCTCATCAG TCCTCCAACACCATCCAGGAAATACTATCCTATTCCAATGCCATTATCTAAACCTG TCCCAGCCACCAAGTTGAACACAATCACCAAGTCCAACCTGGGCCAGTGTGTCAGCAAATACGACCTACTCGTCTGGTTTGAGATCAGCGAGCTGGAGCCCACAGGAGA GTACATTCCAGCTATTGTGGATCACAGTGGAGCACTGCCTTGCCATGGCACGTACCTGCTGCACCAG GGAATCCAGCGTCGGATCACTGTGACTTTAATCCACGAGAAGGGTAGCGAGCTGCACTGGAAAGATGTTCGTGAGCTGGTTGTTG GTCGTATTAGGAACAAAGCTGAAGTGGACGATGGCGCTGCTGATGCAGTCCTGTCTCTTAACATCATCTCTGCCAAGAACATCAAATCTTCTCACAACTCTAACAG GCTGTCTATTGATAAGGATATTGATAG GACCTTCTACCGCTTTGAGGCAGTGTGGGACAGCTCCCTGCACAACTCCCTCCTGCTCAACAGAGTTACTCCTTATGGAGAGAAGATCTACATGACGCTGTCAGCATATCTAGAG CTTGACCATTGCATCCAGCCTGCCATTATCACGAAAGACGTCTGCATGGTCTTTTACTCGCGAGATGCAAAGATCTCACCTCCCCGTTCCCTCAGGAACCTCTTCGGGAGTGGCTATTCCAAAACCCCAGACTG CAACCGTGTTACCGGAATCTACGAGTTGAGTTTGTGCAAGATGTCCGATTCTGGAAGTCCAG GCATGCAACGCCGGAGGAGGAAGGTCTTGGACACATCAGTGGCGTATGTGCGTGGCGAGGAGAACCTGGCAGGTTGGAGGCCCAGAGGAGACAGTCTCATCCTGGAGCACCAATGGGAGCTGGAGAAAATGGAGCAGCTGCATGAG GTGGAGAAGACCCGCCACCTCCTCCTGCTGAGAGACAAACTGGGAGAATCGGCTCCCGTGGGATCGGGGCCGACCACCAAGTCCTTAAGCGAGTTGCTGTCTCCGTGCATGAGCTCGGGCACCTTGTCCACCTCCACCTCCATCTCCTCGCAGATCTCCAGCACCACCTTTGAGAGCGCCATCACGCCCAGTGAGAGCAGCGGCTACGACTCCGCTGACATCGAGAGCCTGGTTGATCGTGAGAAGGAGCTGGCCACTAAG TGCCTCCGCCTCCTGACTCATACGTTCAACAGCGAATACAACCAGTTGGTGAACAGCATCAGCGACTGCAAG CTGTCTGACATCTCTCCGATGGGACGGGACCTGTCGATGACCAGCTTCAGCAGCGCCACACTCACCCCCTCCTCCACCTGCCCGTCTCTGTCAGACTCCCGCTGTGGCTCTGTAGAACAGAA GACTCCTGAGAACTGTTCCCGTGCGTCCAGCCCATCCTGCTCAGACTATGAAAACTTCCCCATGGTTCCCACCCTGGAGGCATCTTACCTCGCACGTGCGGGCAAAAACGAATTCCTTAACTTGGTGCCTGATATTGAAGAAATGAGGCCGGG ATCTGTCGTGTCCAAGAAGGGTTTCCTAAGCTTCATGGAGCCTCGCTCCAACTCGTGGGTGAAGCACTTTGTGGTCGTGCGCCGGCCTTACGTCTTCATCTACAACAGCGACAAGGACCCG
- the kif1b gene encoding kinesin-like protein KIF1B isoform X17 translates to MSGASVKVAVRVRPFNSRETSKDSKCIIQMQGNTTTILNPKAPKEPAKTFSFDYSYWSHTTPEDPCFAAQNQVYNDIGKEMLQHAFEGYNVCIFAYGQTGAGKSYTMMGKQEEGQEGIIPMLCEDLFEKINEDNNKEELSYSVEVSYMEIYCERVRDLLNPKNKGNLRVREHPLLGPYVEDLSKLAVTSYTDIADLMDAGNKARTVAATNMNETSSRSHAVFTIVFTQRKHDSETDLSTEKVSKISLVDLAGSERADSTGAKGTRLKEGANINKSLTTLGKVISALAEVSKKKKKSDFIPYRDSVLTWLLRENLGGNSRTAMVAALSPADINYDETLSTLRYADRAKNIKCNAVINEDPNNKLVRDLKDEVARLKELLRAQGLGDILDTPIGSLTVSPSSGSLCSQGALQSATSIQERIMSTPGGEEAIERLKESEKIIAELNETWEEKLRKTEAIRMEREALLAEMGVAIREDGGTLGVFSPKKTPHLVNLNEDPLMSECLLYYIKDGITRVGQADAERRQDIVLSGAHIKEEHCIFRSEKNAHGEVIVMLVPCEGSETYVNGKRVEDSIQLRSGNRIIMGKNHVFRFNHPEQARAEREKTPSVETPVEPVDWTFAQRELLEKQGIDMKQEMEKRLTEMEILYKKEKEEADQLLEQQRLVYESKLQELQKQVETRSLVAETPDEEELEEEEEEEEEVPWTQHEFSLAQWAFRKWRFHQFTSLRDQLWGNAVYLKEANAISVELKKKVQFQFVLLTDTLYSPLPPELLSPEPEKERNSRPFPRTVVAVEVQDLKNGATHYWSLEKLKQRLDQMREMYDRAGEMASTHQEDCGEGTLTGNDPFYDRFHWFKLVGSSPIFHGCVNEHLAERTPSPTFSTTDSEITELADERQSEMSDLMDDEAFVDDTSSDAGTEEGSDIFSDGQDPFYDRSPWFILVGRAFVYLSNLLYPVPLVHRVAIVTEKGDVRGFLRVGVQAIAADEEAPDYGSGVRQSGTAKISFDDDYFKKNDFPATVMTHSGLSLEELRIVEGQGQSSEVITPSEELNRINDMDLKLGNIPESKLACGDGLPGQLEIGSTFTFRVTVLQTTGVPPEYADIFCQFNFLHRHDEAFSTEPLKNTGRGAPLGFYHVQNISVEVTESFIEYIKTKPIVFEVFGHYQQHPLHLHGQDLISPPTPSRKYYPIPMPLSKPVPATKLNTITKSNLGQCVSKYDLLVWFEISELEPTGEYIPAIVDHSGALPCHGTYLLHQGIQRRITVTLIHEKGSELHWKDVRELVVGRIRNKAEVDDGAADAVLSLNIISAKNIKSSHNSNRTFYRFEAVWDSSLHNSLLLNRVTPYGEKIYMTLSAYLELDHCIQPAIITKDVCMVFYSRDAKISPPRSLRNLFGSGYSKTPDCNRVTGIYELSLCKMSDSGSPGMQRRRRKVLDTSVAYVRGEENLAGWRPRGDSLILEHQWELEKMEQLHEVEKTRHLLLLRDKLGESAPVGSGPTTKSLSELLSPCMSSGTLSTSTSISSQISSTTFESAITPSESSGYDSADIESLVDREKELATKCLRLLTHTFNSEYNQLVNSISDCKLSDISPMGRDLSMTSFSSATLTPSSTCPSLSDSRCGSVEQKTPENCSRASSPSCSDYENFPMVPTLEASYLARAGKNEFLNLVPDIEEMRPGSVVSKKGFLSFMEPRSNSWVKHFVVVRRPYVFIYNSDKDPVERGVLNLSTAQVEYSEDQQAMLKTPNTFAVCTKHRGILLQANNEKDMNDWLYAFNPLLAGTIRSKLARRRSGLIKN, encoded by the exons CTATTCTCAACCCCAAAGCCCCAAAAGAACCAGCCAAGACCTTCAGTTTTGATTACTCCTACTGGTCCCACACGACG CCGGAAGACCCCTGCTTTGCTGCACAGAACCAAGTGTACAATGACATTGGCAAGGAAATGCTGCAGCACGCCTTTGAGGGCTACAATGTGTGCATTTTTGCATATGGCCAGACTGGAGCTGGCAAATCCTACACCATGATGGGCAAACAGGAGGAGGGCCAGGAAGGAATCATTCCCATG CTTTGTGAAGATCTATTTGAGAAAATCAATGAGGATAACAACAAAGAGGAGCTCTCGTATTCTGTAGAG GTCAGTTACATGGAGATCTACTGTGAGCGGGTTCGAGATCTGCTCAATCCCAAGAACAAAGGGAATCTCCGGGTGAGGGAACATCCACTTTTGGGCCCCTACGTAGAGGACCTCTCAAAGCTTGCCGTTACTTCCTATACTGACATCGCTGACCTCATGGATGCGGGCAATAAGGCCAG AACTGTGGCTGCCACTAACATGAATGAGACCAGCAGCAGGTCCCATGCAGTTTTCACAATTGTCTTCACACAGCGAAAACATGACAGTGAGACGGACCTTTCCACTGAAAAA GTCAGTAAAATTAGTCTTGTGGACTTGGCAGGAAGTGAAAGAGCAGATTCCACTGGAGCTAAAGGCACCCGGCTGAAG GAGGGTGCAAACATCAACAAGTCCCTAACAACATTAGGAAAGGTCATCTCTGCCCTGGCCGAAGTG agcaagaaaaagaagaagtcagACTTCATCCCGTACAGAGACTCTGTTTTGACATGGCTCTTGAGGGAGAATCTTG GTGGAAACTCCAGAACTGCAATGGTTGCCGCCCTAAGTCCTGCTGATATCAATTATGATGAAACTCTGAGCACACTGCG CTACGCCGATCGAGCGAAGAACATCAAATGTAATGCTGTCATCAATGAGGATCCCAACAATAAGCTGGTGCGTGACCTTAAGGATGAAGTGGCTCGTCTGAAGGAACTGCTACGTGCACAAGGACTGGGAGACATCCTGGACA CCCCTATCGGTTCCCTGACAGTATCTCCATCCTCTGGCTCACTGTGCAGCCAGGGGGCCCTGCAGTCAGCCACCAGCATCCAAGAACGCATCATGTCCACTCCTGGTGGAGAGGAAGCTATTGAAAGACTCAAG gaatCGGAAAAGATCATTGCAGAGCTCAATGAAACCTGGGAAGAGAAGCTGCGAAAGACAGAGGCAATCCGCATGGAGAG GGAGGCGTTACTTGCAGAAATGGGCGTAGCAATCCGCGAAGATGGAGGCACTTTGGGGGTGTTCTCCCCGAAAAAG ACTCCTCACCTGGTTAACCTGAACGAGGATCCTCTCATGTCTGAGTGTCTCCTCTACTACATCAAAGACGGAATTACAAG GGTGGGACAGGCGGATGCTGAAAGACGACAAGATATCGTATTAAGTGGTGCGCATATCAAGGAGGAGCACTGTATTTTCCGCAGTGAGAAGAATGCCCATGGAGAAG TTATCGTCATGCTTGTGCCATGTGAGGGGTCTGAGACGTATGTAAATGGGAAGCGTGTAGAGGACTCTATCCAGCTGCGTTCAG GAAACCGTATCATTATGGGAAAGAACCACGTGTTCCGCTTCAACCACCCCGAGCAAGCCAGGGCTGAAAGGGAGAAAACGCCGTCTGTTGAAACCCCTGTGGAGCCAGTGGATTGGACCTTTGCTCAGAGAGAGCTGCTGGAGAAACAGGGCATTGACATGAAACAGGAGATGGAGAAAAG GCTCACTGAGATGGAAATCCTatacaaaaaggaaaaagaagaagcagacCAACTTCTTGAGCAGCAGAGACTG GTATATGAGAGCAAACTACAAGAACTTCAGAAACAAGTTGAGACTCGTTCTCTAGTTGCCGAAACGCCGGATGAGGAAGAgctagaggaggaggaggaggaggaagaggaag TGCCGTGGACTCAGCACGAGTTCAGCCTGGCTCAGTGGGCCTTCAGGAAGTGGAGGTTCCACCAATTCACATCTCTCCGCGACCAGTTGTGGGGGAATGCCGTCTACCTGAAGGAGGCCAACGCCATCAGTGTGGAACTAAAGAAGAAA GTCCAGTTCCAGTTTGTCTTATTGACGGACACCCTTTACTCACCCCTGCCCCCGGAGCTCTTATCACCAGAACCAGAAAAAGAGCGCAACTCCAGGCCTTTCCCTCGTACGGTGGTGGCCGTTGAGGTTCAAGACCTGAAGAACGGAGCCACACACTACTGGTCCCTCGAGAAACTCAA GCAGCGTCTGGATCAGATGAGAGAGATGTATGACCGGGCAGGAGAAATGGCTTCCACGCACCAAGAGGATTGCGGGGAAGGAACTCTGACAGGAAATGACCCCTTCTACGACCGCTTCCATTGGTTTAAGCTTGTTGGGAG CTCCCCCATCTTCCACGGTTGCGTAAACGAGCATCTGGCCGAACGCACGCCCTCGCCCACCTTCTCCACCACCGACTCTGAAATCACCGAGTTGGCGGACGAGCGCCAGAGCGAGATGTCTGACCTGATGGACGACGAGGCGTTCGTCGACGACACCAGCTCCGACGCCGGCACGGAGGAGGGTTCGGATATCTTCAGCGATGGCCAGGACCCCTTCTATGACCGCTCCCCCTGGTTCATCCTGGTGGGAAG AGCTTTCGTGTACCTGAGCAACCTGCTTTACCCAGTACCACTGGTTCATCGTGTTGCCATAGTAACAGAGAAAGGAGACGTGCGAGGTTTCTTGCGCGTTGGGGTCCAGGCCATAGCTG CTGATGAGGAGGCCCCAGACTACGGGTCTGGTGTAAGGCAATCGGGGACTGCTAAGATATCCTTTGATGATGACTACTTCAAAAAA AATGATTTCCCAGCCACAGTTATGACCCACTCTGGTTTGTCCTTGGAAGAACTGCGCATTGTGGAGGGCCAGGGTCAGAGTTCAGAGGTCATCACCCCCTCGGAGGAGCTCAATAGAATCAATGACATGG ACCTCAAGCTGGGAAACATCCCAGAGAGCAAGCTGGCTTGTGGTGACGGTCTACCAGGCCAGTTGGAGATTGGCAGCACTTTCACCTTCCGTGTGACCGTGCTTCAGACCACTGGCGTCCCACCGGAATATGCTGATATCTTCTGCCAGTTCAA TTTCCTGCATCGTCACGATGAAGCTTTTTCCACCGAGCCCTTGAAAAACACTGGCAGAGGCGCTCCGCTGGGTTTTTATCACGTCCAAAAT ATTTCAGTTGAGGTGACGGAGTCCTTCATCGAGTACATCAAGACCAAGCCCATTGTGTTTGAAGTGTTTGGCCACTACCAGCAGCACCCGCTGCATCTCCATGGCCAGGACCTCATCAG TCCTCCAACACCATCCAGGAAATACTATCCTATTCCAATGCCATTATCTAAACCTG TCCCAGCCACCAAGTTGAACACAATCACCAAGTCCAACCTGGGCCAGTGTGTCAGCAAATACGACCTACTCGTCTGGTTTGAGATCAGCGAGCTGGAGCCCACAGGAGA GTACATTCCAGCTATTGTGGATCACAGTGGAGCACTGCCTTGCCATGGCACGTACCTGCTGCACCAG GGAATCCAGCGTCGGATCACTGTGACTTTAATCCACGAGAAGGGTAGCGAGCTGCACTGGAAAGATGTTCGTGAGCTGGTTGTTG GTCGTATTAGGAACAAAGCTGAAGTGGACGATGGCGCTGCTGATGCAGTCCTGTCTCTTAACATCATCTCTGCCAAGAACATCAAATCTTCTCACAACTCTAACAG GACCTTCTACCGCTTTGAGGCAGTGTGGGACAGCTCCCTGCACAACTCCCTCCTGCTCAACAGAGTTACTCCTTATGGAGAGAAGATCTACATGACGCTGTCAGCATATCTAGAG CTTGACCATTGCATCCAGCCTGCCATTATCACGAAAGACGTCTGCATGGTCTTTTACTCGCGAGATGCAAAGATCTCACCTCCCCGTTCCCTCAGGAACCTCTTCGGGAGTGGCTATTCCAAAACCCCAGACTG CAACCGTGTTACCGGAATCTACGAGTTGAGTTTGTGCAAGATGTCCGATTCTGGAAGTCCAG GCATGCAACGCCGGAGGAGGAAGGTCTTGGACACATCAGTGGCGTATGTGCGTGGCGAGGAGAACCTGGCAGGTTGGAGGCCCAGAGGAGACAGTCTCATCCTGGAGCACCAATGGGAGCTGGAGAAAATGGAGCAGCTGCATGAG GTGGAGAAGACCCGCCACCTCCTCCTGCTGAGAGACAAACTGGGAGAATCGGCTCCCGTGGGATCGGGGCCGACCACCAAGTCCTTAAGCGAGTTGCTGTCTCCGTGCATGAGCTCGGGCACCTTGTCCACCTCCACCTCCATCTCCTCGCAGATCTCCAGCACCACCTTTGAGAGCGCCATCACGCCCAGTGAGAGCAGCGGCTACGACTCCGCTGACATCGAGAGCCTGGTTGATCGTGAGAAGGAGCTGGCCACTAAG TGCCTCCGCCTCCTGACTCATACGTTCAACAGCGAATACAACCAGTTGGTGAACAGCATCAGCGACTGCAAG CTGTCTGACATCTCTCCGATGGGACGGGACCTGTCGATGACCAGCTTCAGCAGCGCCACACTCACCCCCTCCTCCACCTGCCCGTCTCTGTCAGACTCCCGCTGTGGCTCTGTAGAACAGAA GACTCCTGAGAACTGTTCCCGTGCGTCCAGCCCATCCTGCTCAGACTATGAAAACTTCCCCATGGTTCCCACCCTGGAGGCATCTTACCTCGCACGTGCGGGCAAAAACGAATTCCTTAACTTGGTGCCTGATATTGAAGAAATGAGGCCGGG ATCTGTCGTGTCCAAGAAGGGTTTCCTAAGCTTCATGGAGCCTCGCTCCAACTCGTGGGTGAAGCACTTTGTGGTCGTGCGCCGGCCTTACGTCTTCATCTACAACAGCGACAAGGACCCG